A portion of the Puniceicoccus vermicola genome contains these proteins:
- a CDS encoding prepilin-type N-terminal cleavage/methylation domain-containing protein, producing the protein MPRKSRFIRFVSRGFTLVELLVVVAVLGVLASILLPVIGSMVDRSRMVKATSNIRSLVQAQNLYANDHRGFYTPFYKAPVNTTTWQAALLPYLYDVEGTNQNMKPIREMGGGVYQVPEVDSRDPEYEYAKSIALNWSLYGGPSGGGGWFGNRQNVPRPGSIILLGEIEPRNTDSMVPFEINGAHPGLRRDGGTKALIGFCDGHVEALTAAELAYQGVDKEENPWRWW; encoded by the coding sequence ATGCCTAGAAAAAGTCGATTTATTCGCTTTGTCTCTCGTGGCTTCACCCTCGTCGAATTGCTCGTGGTCGTTGCCGTTCTGGGGGTGCTCGCTTCGATCCTCCTGCCGGTCATCGGCTCGATGGTCGACCGCTCCCGAATGGTAAAAGCGACCAGTAACATCCGGAGCTTGGTGCAGGCCCAGAATTTGTATGCCAATGATCATCGCGGGTTCTATACCCCATTTTACAAAGCTCCGGTCAATACCACGACTTGGCAGGCGGCACTGCTTCCGTACCTTTACGATGTAGAGGGAACGAATCAGAATATGAAGCCGATTCGTGAAATGGGGGGAGGCGTCTATCAGGTGCCCGAGGTGGATTCGCGTGACCCGGAGTACGAGTATGCGAAGAGTATTGCGCTGAACTGGAGTTTGTATGGAGGCCCCAGCGGAGGTGGGGGATGGTTCGGAAATCGTCAGAATGTTCCTCGTCCGGGATCCATAATTCTTCTCGGAGAGATCGAGCCGAGAAATACGGATTCCATGGTGCCGTTTGAGATCAATGGAGCCCATCCGGGACTTCGCCGTGACGGGGGCACCAAAGCCTTAATTGGTTTTTGCGATGGCCATGTGGAGGCTCTGACGGCCGCTGAGCTCGCCTATCAAGGCGTGGACAAGGAAGAGAACCCTTGGCGCTGGTGGTGA